A single Natrinema pellirubrum DSM 15624 DNA region contains:
- a CDS encoding magnesium transporter, whose amino-acid sequence MAARQDAWRIYRESLPILVVSLAGGVFAGSVLGSEGMTAGFERFPGLLLLLPAFLATRGNVYGALGARISSGLHQGMIDPEFSWDRRLVNAVAASFINGIGISVFIGVLSWGILQLLGRESARLVELVGIMLVSGVLTSVTLIFGMLALVFASYEYGLDPDNLIGPIVTTLGDIFGVVFLFVAITVVGVIF is encoded by the coding sequence ATGGCGGCTCGCCAAGACGCGTGGCGCATCTACCGCGAGTCACTGCCGATCCTCGTGGTCAGCCTCGCCGGCGGGGTTTTCGCCGGCTCAGTCCTCGGCTCGGAGGGGATGACCGCGGGATTCGAGCGGTTCCCCGGCCTCCTGTTGCTCCTGCCCGCATTCCTCGCGACCCGGGGGAACGTCTACGGCGCGCTCGGGGCGCGCATCTCGAGTGGCCTCCATCAGGGGATGATCGATCCGGAGTTCTCGTGGGACCGGCGACTCGTCAACGCCGTCGCGGCCTCCTTTATCAACGGGATCGGCATCTCGGTGTTCATCGGCGTCCTCTCGTGGGGAATTCTCCAGTTGCTGGGTCGTGAGTCCGCCCGACTCGTCGAACTCGTCGGTATCATGCTGGTCTCGGGCGTGTTGACCTCGGTGACGCTGATCTTCGGCATGCTGGCGCTCGTGTTTGCCAGCTACGAGTACGGGCTCGATCCCGACAACCTGATCGGGCCGATCGTCACCACGCTCGGCGATATCTTCGGCGTCGTCTTCCTGTTCGTCGCGATCACCGTCGTCGGGGTGATCTTCTGA
- the crcB gene encoding fluoride efflux transporter CrcB codes for MSPALLSAPLLEALASATVTVDPEPAHVVGTGGAIGAVCRYWVSQWVSSRLESERLPVATFVVNVLGSFTLGLVVFAGASESTLQLVATGICGSFTTFSSFSVETVRLYERGDRALAVGNAAAGLAGSLAAIGLAWGLVAAL; via the coding sequence GTGAGCCCGGCACTGCTGAGCGCCCCGCTGCTCGAGGCGCTCGCCAGCGCGACCGTCACCGTCGATCCCGAGCCGGCCCACGTCGTCGGCACCGGCGGCGCGATCGGGGCGGTCTGTCGCTACTGGGTCAGCCAGTGGGTCTCGAGTCGCCTCGAGAGCGAGCGGCTCCCGGTGGCGACGTTCGTCGTCAACGTTCTCGGGAGCTTTACCCTCGGGCTCGTCGTCTTCGCGGGCGCGAGCGAGTCGACGCTGCAACTCGTCGCGACCGGGATCTGCGGTTCGTTCACGACGTTTTCCTCGTTTTCCGTCGAGACCGTCCGGCTGTACGAACGCGGCGACCGCGCCCTCGCGGTCGGCAACGCCGCGGCCGGTCTCGCCGGGTCGCTCGCCGCGATCGGCCTCGCGTGGGGACTCGTCGCCGCCCTCTGA